Within the Arachis duranensis cultivar V14167 chromosome 10, aradu.V14167.gnm2.J7QH, whole genome shotgun sequence genome, the region TCTGTTTGGTGGCACAGCGGGGAGTCATGGATATCGCTGGTTGCACTCCACTGCTAATGAGTTGGTTTTACCAGAGATTTTCTCAGTGGTGTCCACCAGATAGAGTAGTCTACCAATACTCGCTAGCTGCCAGGTATCGAAATATTACTTTTCGTTTCGTGTTAAACTTTGCTGTTAATTCGCATTGTTTATAACTACACAGGCGACACTAGACCGACCGGTGAGTACTATGACTGGTGGCGTGGGGCCTGCCGTGTGAGGCATCTATCTGGGCAAGAGGTTTTGGAGGACCCCAGGCTGGTGGAGTTGCCCCCCGATGTCCAGCCCGCTGCCAGTCAGCCGCATGACGATCTGAACCTTCCAAGCGGCGTGCCAGATCGGAGGAGACGTGCGAGGGAGGTCAGAGAGGACACTCGCCGACCAGCACGGAGAGAGTGGGGCCAGTCAACACTGCATTTATGCACTCGGATAGATTTGTTGTCATGTGGCCAAACCGACGCCCGCCGTTGCAATGTTATAGCCAAATATTCTTCCTAAAATGACTAGCCCAGTCAACCATGGTAGGCGAGACTCCTCTCAACGCATCCATGTACCACTCGTAACCGGCCTTACTTGGACTATAAGCAGCATTAATGAGGTACCTCTTGCCCTCGGCTGACTTGAACCGTGTCATGAAGTTCGCAGCCATGTGTCTTATGCAGTAAGCATGGTAGGCTCTAGGGGGAGACCAACCACTGTCATCGGCACTAAGCGCTGCCTTGATAGCCTGAGATCTGTCGGAGATAACCAGTAGGTCGTCTTGTGGGGTGACATGGCGTCTCAGATTAGTTAGGAAGAATGACCATGACTCGGTGCTCTCGGACTCCACAATGGCAAAGGCAATAGGCAGGATGTTGCTATTCCTATCTTGCACCACCGCAATAAGCAACACACCACCATACCTGCCATACAGATGAGTACCATTTATAGAGACAAAGGGCTTGCAATACTTGAAGGCTTCTACACATGACGGGAAAGACCAAAATACCTTGTCGAACATACTGCAGTCACGTACAAGGAGGTACCCATCATAGAATGGTTTGACGCGGAGGTCACAAAAGCTACCAGGAAAATAGCTCTACAGTGCCTGAAGCAACTTGGGAACCTTATTGTACGACTCCTCCCAATCTCCATAGATTTGTGCAATTGCCTTCTGCTTGGCCATCTACACCTTTCTGTAGGACGGTTTGAAGTGATAGCTCGCTTGGACCGCACCTTGCAAAACTAGAATGCTGACAGAGGGGTTGGATTGAATCAACGGCAAGATGACCCGGCATATCAGACTGCTATTTAGTTGACGATGGTATTGAGACATGGTGGGTGCTAAATAACTATGCATTCCACCAACCCTCCGAACCTCCCTGAACACAACAACACAGGATTCCTTTAAGCACTTTGTACACCTACTAAGTATATCATAATGAAGTATTGAAAGGCACACATAAACTTAATATTACCAGTATCCGAGGTTCTGTTGAAGAGCCACACGGAGGCTCCATTGATACCCATTATCAGCTTGACGGTACTGCACATGGTACTTTAACCGGTCTGATTCTATCACTCGGTACTCCATACTCCTCCGAATACTGTAGCTCTTCACACCTTGAAGCACTGCCTCTTGGGTTCTAAACTTGTGTCCGACCCGAAACTCTACACTGCCGTCTAGGTTGTAATCCTCTTCACCTGTGTCAAGAAACGGAGTCCTCTCGTGCATGGCGTCCAAATCCAGACTATGATAGTGAGAAGGAACTGCCGAAAGCGCCGGTATCGAAAGAGGGGGAGGCAGGACATGGCGGGGGGCAGTTGAAACGGGTGTCTCCGGAACACACTCATTCTCATCCTCACCATCGGACAATTCGCTATCACCACTATCCACCACGTAATCCTCATCCGACTCCTCCTCACCCTCCTCCGCCTCATCCACTGGAACGGCGGCATGAATGGGCAGTGGTGCGAGAGGTCGGTCGTCCTGCACATAGGTCGAGTGTACAGAAGGACCACCGCCACTGTGCCCACCTCTGCAGACAGCTCCATTACTTGCTCCACCATGATCCTCCCATGTATATTGAACATCTCTCGCACATGTTCGTCCCCTTGAAGTTGGAATAGTCGAAATCGAAAGACTCCATTACCCATGGGGCCAATAACCTATACGCCACCCTTCCGATTTCTCTCGCCACTGTACCTCCGAGCTTTCTCAGTATCAAACTCTTCAAATCCGACAACGTATTCACACGTTGAGTGCGAAACAATATCGGATCCTCGCACTCAAATGTGATCCCGTTGTCGCCGTTAAACATGCGACAATTGGGATACACAAGCACAACTATGTAAGGATTATTACTGGCCATGCCTTGTATTTGTGACAAATATGATACGAAAAATTTGTAAAGAATACCAAGGATTACACATCCTTTTATAAATGGTAGGACACAACTCATTGTATCTCGTTTACGGTGTAAATGAAATACATAGAATgttatctcgtttacaatgtaaacgagatatgactGAAAAATGTAAAacgataaatatttttaaaattatttatttcagtaattaatgtattttttatatttatttaaataaaaaatttttctaaacattaatccaaataatataatttgtgaATTCCAAGTAACATCATGCATGCCAACTTGGTAGTTGAGCGGTTATCTCAACATAAAGTTGAAAAATTGACATAACCGTTCATCAACCGCACGcaagaatataataaacaaatattatAATCTACTTGCATAGTAAGCAAAATTAATCATGTTAACAAAATCAACCACAACATTGTCTATTGATTTTAAGTaagtttctaaaaatttaagaaaatttgGCTAGCTCACATGATGAAATAAGAGTATAAGACAAATATAAATGAGATACAACAAGAAGTTTTATTACTTTCTAGAGTAGAAAAACATTCGAAGtatatgaattttattatcttaatttaaaagtaattaaaatattttttattttactaaatttttgaaataaaaaaatgtaatctattgaataagaaaatattttcataaattaattaCACGTTTTAAGAATTGTTTTAAGTAATAGTCTTTgagattaattatttatattaaaaaaatttcaaacattttaattataccataaatatttttgaaattaaaaatattgtattacgttaattttttttaagttattcgaatctaataatttttttgttggacTAGATGACATGACGTcactttagttttaattttaaatatttaataaacgatgtcatttaattttaataattatattttttttgaaaaataagatattttataatttattaaaattaaataatattattttatcaagtGTTTAAtatcaaaactaaaataacatttaactttttttttgttccatTTAAGGGTCTGTCGTTTGTCAATGAATTATTGTATGCACAAGGTAGAATTTAAACTCCCGACACTTATTTAAGTGGACGAGTGAGCCGACCAACCCAAGCTTATTAACATTTAACCTCTAGTCCAGCATAAAAGATGTATCAAATTATTCCCAGttctacaaaaagaaaatgagaattaACTTGGTGtgattttttcaatttcaaaaacctCTAGTGTAATTACTAATTAGAATCCTATGGACGTTTTCAGCAATTTTGGGTTTATTTTCTCTAACAAATGGAGCAATTTTCAAGTTTTAGAAGGTTCCATGACATCTGTTTTTCCATTGATCCACGCGCCAGAAATCGCGTGTATTTCCAACATTGCCGCCACCCGCCAGTAACATACTTTCAACCGACAGAGAAAACCGGCTTATTCCATGTAATGAAACTATGAAATGTAACAACAACGTTAATTAACACATGAAACTCACCATGTACTGCCAAGGTTGCTGTAACAAACTTTGAGAGAGTTTCGATTCCTCCTTAGTTtttggagaagagagagaatcaATATCTCAATCagaatcattcaaaattcaagcttCAAAAACACCATTTCCTCTATAAAATCCCATCAAACCCCAAccctatatttttcttttctttttctacatcCTTTTTTTTAATAGCCAGAAGCTGCattctactactactactactactactttatttctctttttctctctaaagAATCTAGAGAGAGACAGGGGAAAAGCGTGTATGTTACAGTTAGATTAGATTAGATGTTGTTGATGAAGAATATTTGGTGATTAAATCATTGATTTTTTCTCCCTCACTCTCAGCCATCTTTGTTTGACTTTCAATTATTATACTTCAGTTTCCTTCCCTGTTTCCCCTTTCTCTTTTTCCCAATTTAAGACTTGTTCCTCTCTGATTGAAACATCATTTCTAGAAAATTCTTTCCACCAAAATCATCAGTACAATTCTGTTTTAACACATTGTGATTGGATTTGATAATTGGGATTGAAAATGGGTTGTGCTAGTTcaaagcaaaaggaaaagagGTGCATCCATTGCAACTCTTGTGCTTATTCTGAAAGAATGCCCAGAAGCTATTCGATGCATGTCCACCACCCACCTCAGAGAAAAGGGGACAGTTACCATGTTGTGGCACTTACATCAACCACACTTGGCTCTCTTGATCACTTATCAACCAAGATTTCTGCTTCTTCTGGGGCTGCCAATGGATTCAGATTCACCAATGAGAATGAGAGTGAGaatgagaaggagaaggaggtcTTGATCTCAAATGCAAAGACATGGTCCAATATGATTGAGGAGAAGTTGCCAAAGGTTGTTATGATGCCAAAGACACCAATCACAACACCACCTTGTGATGAGGAGCCAGAGACAATTAACACATGGGAACTCATGGAAGGTCTTGAggacacaacaacaacaacaacaacaacaagccCTTTGATGAGGTCACCAAATCATCACTTTGTAAGAAGCTTCTCCTTTGATGTCAATGTTAACAGGGACCATCTTGATCCAAATCCACCCAACAACAAGTCTTGTTGTTTCATAGAGAATAATCATGGAAATGATGAATCCAAAAAGGGAGGGGAGCCATATCTCATAAAAAATGGAGTTTCTGAATGTAATGGATTCTCTTATGatgaggaaaagaagaagatctgtgatgatgatgatgatgatgatgattttaagCACACCCCATTCGGGAAGAAGGAAAAGGTTGTGTTTTACTTCACAAGCCTTAGAGGGGTAAGGAAGACTTATGAGGATTGCTGCCATGTGAGGCTTATTCTGAAAGGATTGGGTGTTAAGATGGATGAGAGAGATGTGTCAATGCATTCAGGGTTTAAGGAGGAGCTCAAGGAGCTACTCCGGGCCGGTGGCGCATTCggtaaaggaggagggttgccGAGGGTGTTTGTTGGAGGAAACTACATTGGTGGAGCTGAGGAAATTCAGAGAATGCATGAAGAAGGGAAGCTTGAGAAGTTGCTTCAGTGTTGTCAGAAGATTGATGAGAATAATAATGTTGATGGTGGAGGAGTGTGTGAGGCA harbors:
- the LOC107471239 gene encoding uncharacterized protein At5g39865, whose product is MGCASSKQKEKRCIHCNSCAYSERMPRSYSMHVHHPPQRKGDSYHVVALTSTTLGSLDHLSTKISASSGAANGFRFTNENESENEKEKEVLISNAKTWSNMIEEKLPKVVMMPKTPITTPPCDEEPETINTWELMEGLEDTTTTTTTTSPLMRSPNHHFVRSFSFDVNVNRDHLDPNPPNNKSCCFIENNHGNDESKKGGEPYLIKNGVSECNGFSYDEEKKKICDDDDDDDDFKHTPFGKKEKVVFYFTSLRGVRKTYEDCCHVRLILKGLGVKMDERDVSMHSGFKEELKELLRAGGAFGKGGGLPRVFVGGNYIGGAEEIQRMHEEGKLEKLLQCCQKIDENNNVDGGGVCEACGDIRFVPCETCYGSCKIYYDEGYDDDDDDDEEEQREQDSDEVGDCGFKRCPDCNENGLIRCPICCY